Proteins co-encoded in one Alphaproteobacteria bacterium genomic window:
- a CDS encoding heavy metal-responsive transcriptional regulator translates to MKGKETKLLTVGRLAERTGVSPDTLRYYEKMGLIKAASRSQSGYRIYGEDAERILQFIKGAKTLNFTLEEIRQLLTLNRSDKATCAEVLKHTTGKIIEAEQKIRELKEVKRILSALVEQCPADDTSVSSCPILGHINR, encoded by the coding sequence ATGAAAGGTAAAGAAACAAAATTACTGACGGTTGGACGATTAGCGGAGCGTACAGGAGTTAGCCCCGATACGCTCCGCTATTACGAAAAAATGGGGTTGATTAAAGCAGCCAGCCGTTCTCAGTCTGGCTACCGGATTTATGGAGAAGATGCCGAGCGCATCCTACAATTCATCAAGGGTGCAAAAACCCTCAACTTCACACTAGAAGAAATACGCCAACTGCTCACGTTGAATCGTTCTGACAAGGCAACTTGCGCGGAAGTGCTGAAACACACTACTGGCAAAATCATCGAAGCCGAGCAGAAGATTCGTGAGCTTAAAGAAGTTAAAAGAATACTGAGTGCCTTGGTCGAGCAATGCCCAGCTGATGACACCTCAGTAAGTTCTTGCCCCATTTTGGGGCATATCAACCGATAA
- a CDS encoding DUF2933 domain-containing protein, which translates to MEKLRPTCPWWKSPKGIAILIALAALGVYLIVWHQQHLLGALPFLFILLCPLMHFFMHGGHNHNDHSKGGEQTKDDKNEHKGGCH; encoded by the coding sequence ATGGAAAAATTACGTCCCACATGCCCTTGGTGGAAAAGCCCGAAGGGTATTGCAATACTGATCGCGCTTGCTGCACTTGGTGTGTACTTGATTGTATGGCATCAGCAGCACTTGCTTGGAGCATTGCCATTTCTGTTTATTCTGCTTTGCCCGCTCATGCATTTTTTCATGCACGGTGGTCATAACCATAATGACCATTCTAAGGGAGGTGAGCAGACTAAGGATGATAAGAACGAACATAAAGGCGGTTGTCATTGA
- a CDS encoding copper-translocating P-type ATPase, protein MHPQVRQKQPGNCPICGMALEPETVSLDEGLDPELVDMTRRFWVAAVLSFPLALVVMGAHLIPGLSHEFLDSQLAKWIQMLMATPVVLWAGWPFFERAAESVRHKSLNMFTLIALGVGVAYIYSVLITVFPEAAMRFAGGQMLDIYFEAASVITALVLLGQVLELKARNQARNAMRALLDLAPKMARIIRADGKEEDVHLSQVHKGDLLRVRPGEKVPVDGMVVEGHSSIDQSMVTGESVPVEKNTGDKVIGATLNGTGGFTMRAERVGNETMLAQIVDMVAKAQRSRAPIQRMADTVSGYFVPVVMLIAIVTAMIWGVWGPEPKLAYAIVNAVAVLIIACPCALGLATPMSIIAGTGRGAHAGVLIKNAEALEIMEKVDTLIIDKTGTLTEGKPKLMEVVTVSGFDQNETLRLVASLERGSEHPLASAIVKGAEDRGIVLASVQDFASITGKGVKGTIDGHSLVLGNKTLLSSLGIDSAPLSANAEQLRAKGQTAMFAAIDGNAAAVISVADPIKPTTPEALKQLKAEGLRIVMLTGDSKATAEAIAKQLGIDELEAEVLPERKSEVVRQLQQQGRKVAMAGDGVNDAPALAQAQVGIAMGTGTDVAMESAGVTLVKGDLIGIVRARRLSHATMRNIRQNLFFAFIYNALGVPVAAGILYPFFGLLLSPVIASAAMALSSVSVIVNSLRLRNIQL, encoded by the coding sequence ATGCACCCTCAGGTGCGGCAAAAGCAGCCGGGCAACTGCCCGATCTGCGGTATGGCACTTGAACCTGAAACCGTGTCACTGGATGAAGGCCTAGACCCGGAACTGGTAGATATGACACGCCGATTTTGGGTGGCGGCGGTGTTGTCATTCCCGCTGGCATTGGTTGTAATGGGCGCGCACCTGATTCCCGGTTTATCTCATGAGTTTTTGGATTCCCAACTAGCGAAGTGGATTCAGATGCTCATGGCAACACCTGTGGTGCTATGGGCTGGCTGGCCGTTCTTTGAGCGTGCAGCGGAATCGGTAAGACATAAAAGCCTGAATATGTTTACGCTGATCGCGCTAGGGGTGGGCGTAGCGTATATTTATAGCGTGCTTATCACAGTATTTCCCGAAGCCGCAATGCGCTTCGCGGGCGGACAAATGCTTGATATCTATTTTGAAGCCGCATCGGTGATTACTGCACTGGTTTTGTTGGGCCAAGTGCTAGAACTCAAAGCCCGCAATCAAGCCCGCAATGCCATGCGTGCGTTACTTGACCTCGCGCCGAAAATGGCACGGATTATTCGCGCCGATGGGAAAGAAGAAGATGTGCATTTAAGCCAAGTGCATAAAGGAGATTTACTGCGCGTGCGTCCCGGTGAGAAAGTGCCGGTGGACGGTATGGTGGTGGAAGGCCACAGCAGCATCGATCAATCGATGGTCACGGGTGAATCCGTGCCGGTGGAAAAGAATACCGGTGACAAGGTGATAGGCGCGACGCTTAACGGAACAGGTGGTTTCACCATGCGTGCCGAGCGGGTTGGTAATGAAACCATGCTGGCGCAAATCGTAGATATGGTTGCTAAAGCCCAACGCAGTCGTGCGCCGATTCAGCGCATGGCTGATACTGTATCAGGCTATTTTGTGCCGGTAGTTATGTTGATTGCCATTGTAACGGCGATGATTTGGGGAGTATGGGGGCCGGAGCCGAAACTGGCTTACGCCATCGTTAATGCGGTAGCCGTGCTGATTATTGCTTGTCCGTGCGCCTTGGGATTGGCAACGCCCATGTCGATTATCGCGGGTACAGGCCGAGGCGCACATGCAGGTGTGTTGATTAAAAACGCCGAAGCCTTAGAGATCATGGAGAAAGTCGATACGCTGATTATCGACAAAACCGGCACACTGACCGAAGGCAAACCAAAGCTCATGGAAGTGGTGACGGTTTCCGGTTTCGATCAAAACGAAACGCTGCGGCTGGTTGCCAGTTTAGAAAGAGGCAGCGAACATCCGCTGGCTTCTGCTATTGTGAAGGGCGCGGAAGATCGCGGGATCGTGCTTGCCTCCGTGCAGGATTTTGCTTCTATCACCGGCAAAGGCGTTAAAGGCACGATTGATGGCCATAGCCTGGTGCTTGGCAATAAAACACTTCTGTCGTCGCTGGGGATTGATTCTGCACCCCTTAGTGCCAATGCCGAGCAACTACGCGCCAAAGGCCAAACCGCTATGTTCGCCGCCATTGATGGCAACGCGGCTGCCGTTATCAGCGTAGCCGATCCAATCAAGCCCACCACACCGGAAGCGTTGAAGCAGCTGAAAGCTGAAGGCTTGCGTATTGTTATGCTAACTGGCGACAGTAAGGCAACGGCTGAGGCAATCGCCAAACAGCTTGGCATTGATGAACTGGAAGCGGAAGTGCTGCCGGAACGCAAGAGCGAGGTAGTGCGACAGTTGCAGCAGCAAGGCCGCAAAGTGGCAATGGCAGGTGATGGGGTGAATGACGCGCCAGCACTGGCGCAGGCGCAAGTGGGCATTGCAATGGGAACCGGCACGGATGTTGCAATGGAAAGCGCAGGTGTGACGCTCGTAAAAGGTGACTTGATCGGCATTGTCCGCGCCCGCCGCTTAAGCCATGCGACCATGCGAAATATCCGCCAAAACCTGTTTTTCGCCTTTATCTATAATGCGCTAGGTGTTCCGGTGGCAGCGGGCATTCTCTATCCGTTCTTTGGCTTACTCCTAAGCCCTGTCATTGCAAGTGCTGCAATGGCCTTAAGCTCGGTATCGGTGATCGTGAATAGCCTACGACTTCGGAATATACAGCTTTAG
- a CDS encoding DUF305 domain-containing protein — MKSPYKHLAVMTLVHIAIMYVAMFAMINRGSYFYNNTNMFYMAVLMAAPVTLFMLISMRHMYPNQKLNVALCIGFAFLTLASYGAIRTQAAVGDKQFLRAMIPHHSGAILMCREADIKDAEIVTLCKGIIESQQREIDQMEGILKRL, encoded by the coding sequence ATGAAATCGCCTTATAAGCATTTGGCGGTGATGACGCTCGTGCATATTGCCATCATGTATGTGGCGATGTTTGCGATGATTAATCGCGGCTCGTATTTCTACAATAACACTAACATGTTTTATATGGCGGTGCTGATGGCCGCGCCGGTGACGTTATTCATGCTTATTTCGATGCGACATATGTACCCGAATCAAAAACTGAATGTCGCTCTTTGCATCGGTTTTGCTTTCCTCACTCTGGCCTCGTACGGTGCTATTCGCACGCAAGCGGCGGTGGGCGATAAGCAATTTCTAAGGGCGATGATTCCGCATCATTCCGGCGCAATCCTGATGTGCCGAGAAGCTGACATTAAGGATGCGGAAATTGTAACGCTATGCAAAGGCATCATCGAATCACAACAACGCGAAATCGATCAGATGGAAGGTATTCTGAAGCGGCTCTAA
- a CDS encoding DUF305 domain-containing protein — protein sequence MKQLFTVSALALTLALSPAVYAANDTSRASKTTQAAKAPYDVQFLDTMSEHHRDGIKMMELAVDKAQSADIKQMGQKGIDDQTKEIDELKSMRNSDASEAVNMKLPGMMPKAKMEQDIAKLEKASGSDFNKHFLQTMIKHHGGAVKMSDDAMAKAKRDDVKAKAQEIHDKQKSEISDMQEMLKGMK from the coding sequence ATGAAACAACTTTTCACCGTATCCGCGCTGGCTTTAACCCTCGCACTTTCCCCCGCTGTCTATGCCGCAAATGACACGAGCAGGGCTTCCAAAACCACTCAGGCCGCTAAAGCACCTTACGATGTGCAATTTCTCGATACGATGAGCGAGCATCACCGCGACGGCATTAAGATGATGGAGCTTGCGGTAGATAAGGCACAAAGCGCTGATATTAAACAAATGGGCCAAAAAGGCATCGATGATCAAACCAAGGAAATTGACGAGCTAAAGTCCATGCGTAATTCGGATGCCTCCGAAGCCGTTAATATGAAACTTCCAGGCATGATGCCGAAAGCTAAAATGGAACAGGATATAGCGAAGCTGGAAAAAGCATCCGGCAGCGACTTTAATAAACATTTCCTGCAAACCATGATTAAGCACCACGGAGGTGCAGTGAAAATGTCAGATGACGCGATGGCAAAGGCAAAACGTGATGATGTAAAAGCCAAAGCGCAGGAAATCCACGATAAGCAAAAAAGCGAAATTTCCGACATGCAGGAGATGCTTAAGGGGATGAAATGA
- a CDS encoding four-helix bundle copper-binding protein — translation MHHINERMRECIQLCWEFRSECQEMLFSHCLEMGGKHVEKEHVKLMADCIQACQTAADFMTRDSQLHASTCEACADVCDACAESCERIGGEEMKRCAEICRRCAESCREMSKTKNKKAG, via the coding sequence ATGCATCATATCAATGAACGAATGCGCGAATGTATCCAGCTTTGCTGGGAATTTCGTAGTGAATGCCAGGAAATGCTGTTTAGCCATTGCCTAGAGATGGGCGGCAAGCATGTTGAGAAAGAGCATGTGAAGCTGATGGCCGATTGTATTCAGGCTTGCCAAACCGCTGCCGATTTCATGACCCGTGACTCTCAACTGCACGCTTCAACCTGCGAAGCATGTGCCGACGTATGTGACGCATGCGCCGAATCTTGTGAACGCATCGGTGGCGAGGAAATGAAGCGCTGTGCAGAAATTTGCCGCCGCTGTGCGGAAAGCTGCCGTGAAATGTCAAAAACCAAAAACAAGAAGGCGGGTTAA
- a CDS encoding helix-turn-helix transcriptional regulator, translated as MNLDTALIAFSAISQETRLRVLKLLIEYGRDGAPAGALSDQLEIPHNSLSFHLAQLNYAGLVTSRKQGRSVIYAANNDTIQEMIAYLNENCCIRESTECATDCNPKPKERGRK; from the coding sequence ATGAACCTAGACACCGCACTCATCGCGTTTTCTGCAATTTCTCAAGAGACCCGTTTGCGGGTGCTTAAACTTTTGATCGAATACGGGCGTGATGGTGCGCCAGCTGGTGCGCTCAGTGACCAGCTGGAAATTCCACACAATTCGCTTTCGTTTCATCTGGCGCAGTTGAACTACGCAGGGCTGGTGACTTCCCGCAAGCAGGGGCGCTCGGTCATTTACGCGGCCAATAACGATACCATTCAGGAAATGATCGCGTATCTGAATGAAAACTGCTGCATCCGCGAAAGCACTGAGTGCGCCACCGATTGCAACCCGAAACCAAAAGAGAGAGGCAGAAAATGA
- a CDS encoding VOC family protein, translating to MKRLHIHVAVDDLEKSIGFYCTLFGAKPIKQKTDYAKWLLDDPRVNFAISSRGAKSGLDHLGIQVDTPEELEDLRENMKRADLGVFDEGETTCCYAKSDKSWLKDPSGIAWEAYHTMSDVEFFNEAPAKEGTTCCAPKVEAKPIAASCAPKSGCC from the coding sequence ATGAAACGTCTTCATATCCATGTCGCTGTTGACGACTTGGAAAAATCCATCGGCTTTTATTGCACCCTGTTTGGCGCGAAGCCCATCAAGCAGAAAACTGATTATGCCAAATGGCTGCTCGATGACCCGCGTGTCAATTTTGCTATTTCATCACGTGGCGCAAAATCAGGCCTCGATCATTTGGGTATTCAGGTTGATACGCCCGAAGAACTGGAAGACTTGCGCGAAAATATGAAGCGCGCCGATCTCGGTGTGTTCGATGAAGGCGAAACCACCTGCTGCTACGCCAAATCCGATAAATCATGGCTTAAAGACCCCAGCGGCATCGCATGGGAAGCCTACCATACGATGAGCGATGTAGAATTCTTCAACGAAGCGCCCGCGAAAGAAGGCACAACATGTTGTGCGCCGAAGGTTGAAGCTAAGCCAATAGCCGCTTCCTGCGCTCCTAAATCGGGTTGCTGTTGA
- a CDS encoding arsenate reductase ArsC → MLKILVLCTGNSCRSVMAEGLLNHYSQDKVLAFSAGSFPTGTVHPMSLATIKRNGINDQGYRSKSWDEFIDQPIDILITVCDNAAGEVCPIFPSKPIKTHWGTPDPTHFKGTQAEIEAEFDRVFTILEKRVKAFLRLPFDKMTQEELLQKLNEIGAL, encoded by the coding sequence ATGCTAAAAATTCTCGTTCTCTGTACTGGCAACAGCTGCCGTAGCGTTATGGCCGAAGGGCTTCTGAATCATTATAGCCAAGATAAAGTCCTAGCCTTCAGCGCAGGGAGCTTTCCTACAGGCACAGTACACCCGATGAGCCTTGCTACGATCAAGCGCAACGGCATCAATGACCAAGGCTATCGCAGCAAGTCGTGGGATGAGTTTATAGACCAGCCCATCGACATCCTGATTACTGTTTGTGACAACGCCGCTGGCGAAGTCTGCCCGATATTCCCTAGCAAGCCCATCAAAACGCATTGGGGCACACCAGACCCCACACACTTCAAAGGCACACAGGCTGAGATTGAAGCAGAATTTGATCGCGTATTCACTATACTGGAAAAGCGCGTGAAGGCCTTTCTGCGCTTGCCCTTCGACAAAATGACTCAGGAAGAACTCCTGCAAAAACTGAATGAAATAGGCGCGTTATGA
- a CDS encoding cation transporter → MNKSLRRAIIFVALANLAYFFVEFAVALHIGSVSLFADSVDFLEDASVNFLILLALGWSLKARARLGMVLACMLMWPALATLWMVWQKFTTLAPPEPTLLSITGTGALLVNLTCAYMLAKLRHESGSLTKAAFYSARNDAYANIGIIAAGLITIFWHSAWPDLAVGLVIAVMNADAAKEVWEAARKEHVEAHS, encoded by the coding sequence ATGAACAAATCACTCCGTAGAGCTATAATTTTTGTCGCCCTTGCCAACCTCGCATATTTCTTTGTTGAATTCGCAGTGGCATTGCACATTGGCTCAGTATCGCTATTTGCTGACAGCGTTGATTTTCTGGAAGATGCGTCTGTTAATTTTCTTATCCTGCTTGCGCTAGGCTGGTCACTCAAAGCGAGGGCGCGGCTGGGTATGGTACTAGCCTGTATGTTGATGTGGCCTGCACTCGCCACACTTTGGATGGTATGGCAGAAATTTACTACGCTTGCCCCGCCAGAGCCGACGCTGCTTTCCATCACAGGCACAGGGGCATTGCTGGTCAACCTCACTTGCGCCTATATGCTGGCTAAGCTCCGCCATGAAAGCGGAAGCCTTACCAAAGCCGCCTTTTATTCAGCACGCAATGATGCCTACGCCAATATTGGTATTATCGCCGCTGGACTCATTACAATATTCTGGCATTCGGCATGGCCAGATTTAGCTGTAGGTCTTGTCATTGCCGTAATGAATGCCGATGCGGCTAAAGAAGTTTGGGAAGCTGCACGCAAAGAGCATGTGGAGGCGCATTCATGA
- the arsB gene encoding ACR3 family arsenite efflux transporter, whose protein sequence is MTNSPLGFFERYLSIWVALCIAAGVGLGHLIPSVFQAVAHIEYASVNLVVAVLIWVMIYPMMVNVDFSTIGEVRKSPKGLLITFFINWFVKPFSMAALGVLFLQYVFAPFIPAEDAKQYIAGLILLGTAPCTAMVFVWSRLVNGNANYTLVQVSLNDLVMIFAYAPVAALLLGISDIAVPWETLLLSVALYVIIPIVAGYITRRRLLAEDEAHLTSFLDHLKPYSVIGLLATVVLLFGFQAETLLQKPLVIGMIAVPILLQSVLMFALTYIWMCKSRIPHNVAAPAALIGGSNFFELAVAVAISLFGLHSGAARATVVGVLVEVPAMLWLVAIANRTQHRFNA, encoded by the coding sequence ATGACCAATTCTCCCCTTGGCTTCTTTGAACGCTACCTTTCCATATGGGTGGCACTCTGTATTGCCGCTGGTGTTGGGCTTGGCCATTTAATCCCTTCAGTGTTTCAAGCCGTAGCGCACATAGAATATGCTAGCGTTAATCTAGTGGTGGCGGTTCTGATTTGGGTAATGATTTATCCGATGATGGTGAATGTGGATTTCTCTACCATCGGTGAGGTGCGCAAAAGCCCGAAAGGGCTACTGATTACCTTCTTCATCAACTGGTTTGTCAAACCCTTCAGTATGGCAGCACTCGGTGTGTTGTTCCTCCAATATGTCTTTGCGCCATTCATCCCGGCGGAAGATGCCAAGCAATATATCGCAGGACTCATCCTGCTCGGCACGGCTCCATGCACTGCAATGGTGTTTGTGTGGAGTCGCCTAGTAAACGGAAACGCCAACTACACGCTGGTGCAGGTGTCGCTGAATGACCTTGTGATGATATTCGCCTATGCGCCCGTTGCCGCGTTATTGCTGGGCATTTCTGACATTGCTGTGCCGTGGGAAACGTTGCTGCTTTCCGTGGCGCTTTATGTCATCATCCCGATTGTGGCAGGATACATCACCCGCAGACGCCTGCTTGCAGAAGATGAAGCGCATCTTACCTCCTTCCTCGATCACCTGAAGCCCTATTCCGTCATCGGGCTGCTTGCCACCGTCGTATTGCTGTTTGGTTTTCAAGCCGAAACGCTGCTGCAAAAGCCACTGGTCATCGGCATGATCGCCGTGCCTATCCTCCTGCAAAGCGTGCTAATGTTCGCGCTGACTTATATATGGATGTGCAAAAGCCGTATCCCGCATAATGTAGCCGCACCCGCCGCGCTCATCGGCGGCTCCAACTTTTTTGAGCTGGCCGTGGCGGTAGCCATCAGCCTGTTCGGTCTGCACTCCGGCGCGGCACGAGCCACTGTGGTTGGTGTATTGGTGGAAGTGCCTGCAATGCTCTGGCTCGTAGCCATCGCCAACCGCACTCAACATCGTTTTAATGCTTAA
- a CDS encoding calcium-binding protein yields MHGNDGDDVLDAADGDDSVRGGNGNDTIYAAAGHDVIHGGHGNDLIFGGAGNDTIHGGSGDDVIDGGEGNDRIHAGDGNDTVYAADGDDWVSAGNGDDLIYTELGNDTLHGGAGNDTLDAGEGNDSLNGGDGNDLILSDEGDDWAHGGKGDDLMYGGIGNDTLHGGQGNDVIDGGAGNDSIHGGEGADTIYAAEGDDIVHGGNDDDLVYGGAGNDTIHAYRGNDVIDGGDGNDSVRAGEGNDTVYAGGDNDTVWGAQGNDVLDGGFGNDSLMGEDGNDSIFGGEGNDWIVGGKGNDALAGGEGADTFYFSGKSFGADTITDFSGSWGQGDVIHLSGAGFSSFTSAFASRISYDTLNSTALITIATGHTITLAGVTQTLTSSDFNFG; encoded by the coding sequence ATGCACGGTAATGATGGTGATGATGTGCTCGATGCTGCGGACGGGGATGATAGTGTTCGCGGTGGTAATGGAAATGACACGATTTATGCAGCCGCAGGACATGATGTGATTCATGGTGGTCATGGCAATGATTTAATTTTTGGTGGCGCGGGCAACGACACGATTCATGGCGGAAGCGGCGATGATGTAATTGATGGCGGCGAGGGCAATGACCGCATTCACGCAGGCGACGGTAATGACACGGTTTATGCAGCCGATGGTGATGATTGGGTGAGTGCTGGAAATGGTGATGACCTGATTTACACCGAGCTGGGCAACGACACGCTGCATGGTGGTGCGGGCAATGACACGCTCGATGCGGGTGAAGGAAATGACAGCCTGAATGGCGGTGACGGTAATGATCTAATTTTATCCGACGAGGGTGATGATTGGGCGCATGGCGGTAAGGGCGATGACCTTATGTATGGTGGCATCGGTAACGATACGCTGCATGGCGGCCAAGGCAATGATGTCATTGATGGTGGCGCGGGTAACGACAGTATTCATGGCGGTGAGGGGGCCGACACGATCTACGCAGCTGAAGGCGATGATATTGTTCATGGCGGCAATGATGATGACCTCGTTTATGGCGGCGCGGGCAATGATACGATTCATGCCTATCGCGGCAATGACGTGATTGACGGCGGTGATGGCAACGACAGCGTGCGTGCTGGCGAAGGGAATGATACTGTCTATGCGGGCGGTGACAATGATACCGTCTGGGGTGCCCAAGGTAATGACGTGCTCGATGGCGGTTTCGGTAACGACAGCCTGATGGGCGAAGATGGCAATGACAGTATCTTCGGCGGTGAGGGTAATGACTGGATTGTCGGCGGTAAAGGAAATGACGCGCTGGCAGGTGGTGAGGGGGCGGATACGTTCTACTTCTCTGGCAAGAGCTTTGGTGCGGATACTATCACCGATTTCAGTGGTAGCTGGGGGCAGGGTGATGTGATTCACCTTAGCGGTGCTGGTTTCTCAAGCTTCACCTCGGCATTTGCATCACGCATCAGTTATGACACGCTCAATTCTACAGCTTTGATTACGATTGCTACGGGCCATACCATCACACTAGCGGGCGTGACACAGACGCTCACGAGTAGTGATTTCAATTTCGGCTAG
- a CDS encoding DedA family protein, whose amino-acid sequence MHHIADLLVQFVHHLGYFGIFIMTFVESTFVPIPAEVTMIPAGYLVQQGEMNFWIVLASSIIGTVGGAYFNYWLAKRYGRDLFIRYGKYLMMTPEKLEKLERFFAKHGVISTFTGRLLPGIRHYISFPAGLAKMDVKKFVAYTALGGAIWMTVLLLLGYYIGENKELMTHYLPRIKIIMISILVLGAAIYIWRHNKSEQSN is encoded by the coding sequence TTGCACCATATCGCGGATTTGCTGGTGCAATTTGTGCATCATCTAGGATATTTTGGCATTTTTATCATGACTTTTGTCGAATCGACCTTTGTGCCGATTCCTGCCGAAGTCACCATGATACCCGCAGGCTACCTAGTGCAACAGGGTGAGATGAATTTTTGGATCGTTCTCGCATCGAGCATTATTGGAACAGTGGGTGGCGCATACTTCAATTACTGGCTCGCTAAGCGTTATGGACGTGATTTGTTCATTCGCTACGGCAAATACTTGATGATGACGCCAGAAAAGCTGGAGAAGCTTGAGCGTTTCTTTGCTAAGCATGGCGTGATTTCAACATTCACTGGTCGTTTGCTGCCTGGTATTCGCCACTATATTTCGTTCCCTGCGGGTCTGGCCAAAATGGATGTAAAAAAATTCGTGGCATACACCGCGCTTGGTGGTGCAATCTGGATGACGGTGTTGCTGCTGTTGGGCTATTATATTGGCGAGAATAAAGAGCTCATGACGCATTACCTGCCGCGTATCAAAATCATCATGATTTCTATCTTGGTACTTGGTGCAGCCATTTATATTTGGCGTCACAATAAATCAGAACAATCTAACTAA